CTGCAAGCTTTCAGTCTAATCTGGTTTCACAGTTTGAATGCGAAAGACCTTGTATGCTAGTTTCTTGCCGTTAACTTCAATCAGAAACTGCTGACCTTTCTTGAGCTTCTTCAACCCCGTAAAGTAGCGCTTGGTTGGCAAGCCGCCATGGGCCGAAATCACTGTGTGCGTATTTTTACCACCGCGCGGATAACTAGTACCCAGTAAAACAACGGCGCCTTGATCAAGTAAGGTGTTGTTGGTGGTATCAAATAGTGGCAAGTCGACTTCTATTTTCGGAATCGCAATTCGCCCAATTAAATGCTTTTTAACATAAGCCTGCTTGACTTTTTGCTCACTGTTAAAGGGGTCTTGGCCGGGTCGCAGGCCGGTTTCGGCGAGCGCGCGATTCTCAGAAGCGCGTTGTGCATCTTGGGCTGCGGCATTTTTGGCTGCTTCGCGATCGGCTTCAGCACGACGACTGGTCATGATGACTTCATTGATCGCCGTCGCCGCAAAAGGGTAGCAGAAGCAGGCAGCCCCCGCGGTGAAGAGGATGATCACGAGCCAGCGCAACAGCCGGTTCGACCCTTTCGCCTGCTTAGCCATAGGCGATCAGGCTTTCTTGCCAGTTTGCTTCTTCACATAGTAACCACCGCTCATCAAGACGATGCCGATCAGCAGAAATGCGAGCAGTCCCATCCCGCCGGTCATCGGCAGCAATGTGCGTACGGGGGTGTTTGTGATGCGAACGATTTTCTCGCCCCACGTACCTGCAACAATCTCAAAGTCCGTGGTTGGATCCGTGATTTCATAGCCATCAGGGGCATCTGTTTCAATCAAGGTATAAGTCCCTGGCAGCATCCCTTGAATCGACAGGTTAAATGGCTTTCCTGCGTTAGTGGTCAGTTCGGTTGCATCAGCTTTCGTTGTCGTCCAAGTGATCTTGCTTGGGGCATAAGCGCCTGTCATACCGGTGACACCTTCAAGCACAGCATATTCTGTTGCATTGCCAGTTTGTCGCTGAATGATGAACTTTGCACCAGCCAACGACTTGTCATCGGAACCAGTTTCATATTTGAAGAACTTCATCCCGCCAGTCTGAATTTCCGGGCCGTTAACGGTGATTTTGGTATCAGGATCAAAAGAAACAACTGCTGTGTTCCCGATTTTTTGATCAGGTACCATCTTCTCGTTCACGATCCCCGTATAGCCAACGGTCACCCGTTTACCGGCATACTTCGTCAACAAATTACGAACGGCATTGGCGTCTGATCCGCCTAAGAAATCTAATTTGAAGCCGAATGGATAGTTGCCATGCGCGGTTTGCCATGCCGCGTCATTTGAGGTCATCAGCGCGATTTTGCCTGTTAAGTCGTTCAAAATATTTTGACCGTCCACAGTCACTGCGGTTAGTTCTTTAAACGTCAAGCCGGCTTTGGTCATGTAATCCAGCACTTCAAATTGATTGTACTTGAACACGCCGGATTGATTATCCGCCATTGAGCCAATGTCATGGGGAATCTGAAATTGGATATTGTAAGTCAACACATCACCGACAGCAACGTCATGTAAGTCTTTAGCGGCAATTGCTCCGCCACTGATAGCATCTAAGTGTTTGGTAACCACACTATCCTTAGGGTAAAGATGGATATTGGTTAAGTCATTGCCATTCTTGTCACGCACCGGCAGACTCACGATCATATCAGCTGCTTTTTGATAGGGCTGAGGCGTCCATGTTTCACTAA
This genomic window from Lacticaseibacillus paracasei subsp. paracasei contains:
- a CDS encoding SpaH/EbpB family LPXTG-anchored major pilin; this translates as MNATIKKIGHGLLAALMLMSVLLPLLGAGRTVHAAESQVAFTLHKIEQTADEQIQNTGHDLGLTGRTPVVGAKFKVFNVTDAFYQLLETHDKETAAAMMSQNLGNYANLQDPNAPEITTGQDGLAVFNQLPAKTGGRHSVYAFSETWTPQPYQKAADMIVSLPVRDKNGNDLTNIHLYPKDSVVTKHLDAISGGAIAAKDLHDVAVGDVLTYNIQFQIPHDIGSMADNQSGVFKYNQFEVLDYMTKAGLTFKELTAVTVDGQNILNDLTGKIALMTSNDAAWQTAHGNYPFGFKLDFLGGSDANAVRNLLTKYAGKRVTVGYTGIVNEKMVPDQKIGNTAVVSFDPDTKITVNGPEIQTGGMKFFKYETGSDDKSLAGAKFIIQRQTGNATEYAVLEGVTGMTGAYAPSKITWTTTKADATELTTNAGKPFNLSIQGMLPGTYTLIETDAPDGYEITDPTTDFEIVAGTWGEKIVRITNTPVRTLLPMTGGMGLLAFLLIGIVLMSGGYYVKKQTGKKA